In Quercus lobata isolate SW786 chromosome 12, ValleyOak3.0 Primary Assembly, whole genome shotgun sequence, a genomic segment contains:
- the LOC115970707 gene encoding nucleolar protein 16: MGGSRRKYKRSKSKVRVGQLKKNPHVFKPAFNVPPKLRSIVDQDPSNWDDKASVIQNYKSFGVVSNPNFLGVRSRTSHIIESDSLNVPPTQPSDQAEAEAEADELELFDSGSDLEEDDLKSALGKKRKDGKSAPPLPLTTIQRVHISRLIEKYGDDYERMFMDSKLNAMQHSVATLEKLCKRYNMYGNTRNPLILTKS, translated from the exons atgggagggTCACGAAGAAAATACAAGAGGTCGAAGTCAAAGGTCCGAGTGGGTCAATTGAAGAAAAACCCACACGTATTCAAGCCAGCCTTCAACGTTCCTCCAAAGCTCCGCTCCATTGTCGATCAAGACCCTTCGAATTGGGACGACAAGGCCAGCGTCATCCAAAACTACAAGTCCTTCGGCGTCGTTTCTAACCCTAACTTTCTAGGCGTCCGATCTCGCACCTCTCACATCATCGAGAGCGACTCTCTTAATGTCCCGCCGACTCAGCCGTCCGATCAAGCCGAAGCCGAAGCCGAAGCCGATGAGCTCGAGCTCTTCGACTCCGGCAGCGATCTCGAAGAAGATG ATTTGAAATCAGCACTGGGAAAGAAGCGAAAAGATGGGAAATCTGCGCCTCCTCTGCCATTGACCACAATCCAGCGTGTTCATATCAGTAGACTGATTGAGAAATATGGAGACGATTATGAG aGGATGTTCATGGATTCAAAGCTAAATGCCATGCAGCATTCAGTTGCAACTCTGGAGAAACTTTGCAAAAGGTATAATATGTATGGAAATACAAGGAATCCCTTAATACTTACAAAAAGCTGA
- the LOC115969896 gene encoding probable E3 ubiquitin-protein ligase BAH1-like 1, producing the protein MKFCKQYQEYMQGQKKKLPGLGIKNLKKILKKCRSDLQCHNGIDGVLGNQTCPDHCTVCDGTFFPSLVKEMSEVVGSFNKHAQKLLEQHLASGFNKCFMWFRGKQRKNQHVTLIQEGKELVTYALINAIAIRKILKKYDKVHYSKQGQAFKTQAQSMHIEILQSPWLSELMAFHINLRESKIKSRNAPGFFEACNLTFNDDGKPSLTCELFDSVKVDIDLTCSICLDTVFDPYSLTCGHIFCYMCACSSASVSIVDKLKSAEPKGKCPLCREAGVYEGAVPLEELRILLRRRCSEYWEERRQAERLERMRLIKQHWDNQTKAMMGI; encoded by the exons ATGAAGTTTTGTAAGCAATACCAGGAGTACATGCAAGGCCAAAAGAAAAAGCTACCTGGGCTTGGCATCAAGAACCTCAAGAAGATCTTAAAGAAGTGCCGGAGTGATTTACAGTGTCACAATGGCATTGATGGGGTCCTTGGCAACCAAACATGTCCTGACCATTGCACAg TATGCGATGGAAccttctttccttctcttgtcAAGGAAATGTCTGAAGTAGTAGGTTCCTTTAACAAGCATGCACAGAAATTGCTTGAGCAACATCTTGCTTCTGGCTTTAATAAGTGCTTTATGTGGTTCAGAGGCAAGCAACGAAAGAACCAACATGTTACCTTAATCCAAGAAGGAAAGGAACTGGTTACTTATGCACTGATAAATGCCATTGCAATTCGGAAAATACTAAAGAAATATGATAAG GTTCATTACTCTAAGCAAGGTCAGGCCTTCAAGACACAAGCCCAAAGCATGCACATTGAAATCCTTCAGAGTCCCTGGCTCTCTGAGCTCATGGCTTTCCACATCAACTTAAGAGAAAGCAAGATCAAATCTAGAAACGCACCTGGATTTTTTGAGGCATGCAACCTCACGTTTAATGATGATGGCAAACCATCACTTACTTGTGAGCTATTTGATTCAGTCAAAGTTGACATCGATTTGACTTGTTCTATATGCCTG GACACAGTCTTCGATCCATATTCCCTCACTTGTGGCCATATATTCTGCTACATGTGTGCTTGCTCATCTGCATCAGTGTCAATTGTTGATAAGCTAAAGTCAGCAGAGCCTAAAGGAAAATGCCCTCTGTGCCGAGAG GCTGGAGTTTATGAAGGTGCTGTACCCTTGGAGGAGCTTAGAATTCTATTAAGGCGGAG GTGCAGTGAGTACTGGGAGGAGCGGCGTCAGGCAGAGAGATTAGAGAGGATGCGGCTGATAAAACAGCACTGGGATAACCAAACAAAGGCAATGATGGGTATCTAA